The nucleotide sequence GCTGGGATCCATTTGTCCGTGCACCGCGCGCCGAGCGGTCGTGGTGGCGCGCGGGCGCGCGGGCGCGGGGAACATCGCGCTCACGCGAAGCCGCGAAGACAGAGTGGCGACATGCTTTCGTGCTATCAGCGCGAATTCGCTCCGCGCCCCCGTCCACCTTCCCAGCGAACGCTGGGATCCGTTTGTCCGTGCACCGCGCGCCGAGCGGTCGTGGTGGCGCGCGGGCGATCTGACTCACGCGAGCTCGCGAAAGCGGCGTGCAGGGCGTGGCGGCTCCGGGGGTCTCGATCGCGCAGTTCTCGAGGAAATCGACGTTGCCCTCGGGCACCCCACGGGTTCGTCGAGATGTTGAGCGTCATAATGAACACCCAACCGTCATCGTGGAACCGCCAGTGGTGAGCTGCACCCCATTGGCAATGACGTGGCAGGCGCCGAACGCCAGGTACTTGCTGCAGGTGAACGCTGCAGAGGAAGTGTAGTCCGTCTGGTATATCCAGTTCCCATTCGGCAGCTGCACCCACCCCACCGCACGCGCGGTCGACGGTGTCGCGACTGATGTTCCCGCGAAGACAAGCGCGACCACGAGCGCTCGCCGAACCCAGTTCCTCCCCATGTCGTCTCCTCCTGGACTGATCGTCACTCCGCGGACCGATCGCGGGAGGATCGCGTGGACACGGATGGTAACAACTCCCGCTGACACCAACTCTGCGTTGCCCCGTCCCCAGATTCGGCGGCTCCGCGAGCGCCGATCTACTTCGCGCCGACGCGACCGCCCAGCGCGCGGTGCACGGAGAAATGGATCCCAGCTTTCGCTGGGAAGGGGGGTGGGGGCGCCGGGTGTTGCGCGCATAGCGTGCAATCACCTCGCCACGCCGCCTTCGCCGCCTTCGCCGCCTTCGCCGATTCGCAGCTTCGCGGCTTCGCCGATTCGCAGCTTCGCGGCCTAGCGGCTTCGCGGCCTAGCGGCTTCGCGGCGTCTCGGCTTCGTGCCTTCGTGTCTTCGTGTGAGCCCGATCATTCCCGCGCCCCCACGACCGCCCAGCGCGCGGTGCACCGACAAATGGGTCCCAGCTTTCGCTGGGAAAATGGGCGGGGGCGCCGGGCGTGGCGCGCGCAGCGTGCAATCACCTCGCCACAACGCCTTCGTGCCTTCGTGCCTTCGTGCCTTCGTGTCTTCGCGTCAGCCTCACAATCCCGTCCCCCGTCCCCCGTCCTCCCCGCCCTACGGCGCCACCGCGCAGTACTTCCCCCCACGACAATACTCGGGCACGAACGTCTCGCTCTCCACGAACCACGTCCCGTCGATCCGTCGCCATTTGGCGTAGTAGCTGCCGCCGATCGCAATCGCGCCGTCGCTGTCGCGCCACGAACCGGTCCACGTCCCCGACTCGGCGGCCATTTCCCATGGGGCAAAGACGCGGATGTCGCGCGGCGAGCGGCGGTAGGTAACGTCGGGGCGCGAGGCGAACTGCTCCGCGAAGCGGTCGAGCATGGCCTGTCGACCGATGCTCTGCGACGAGTTGGAGGAGACGACGACCAGGTGAGGCGCGAGGATGGCGCCGATGCCGGCGGTGTCGTGCCGGGCGATCGCCTCGTTGGAGCGCGCGCGCGCAGCGCGGATCTCGGCGGCCGCGCGCGCCGCTGCCTTCGGCGTTGCCGCTGGGTGGGGCGCGGTGCCTTGCGCCTGTGCCCCAACTGCGAGCAGCAGCGGCGCTACGAAGAGGAGGACCGCAGCAACGCCGCCCGCACGGCCCGTCGCTCGCGCCGGTAGCGGGACGCGTGAGGCGACTCCGGCGGGTTCGCGCGCGCAGTCACGCCCAGACCTCATGTCTCGCGCCCGCGGTCCCGCGCGGTGGCGGCGTCCAACTCGGTCAGGAACAACTCCCACGCCTTGATGAGCGGCGATGTGGAGCGCTTCTCGGCCATTCCCATCTCTCCGTAGGTTGTCGTGCTCCCGCGCGGAATGAAGATGGGATCCCAGCTGTTGCGGTTGTATTCGCCGCGCGCGGCCTGGGCTACCTCGCCGGTAGTCTCGCCGCGGAAGATGTGGATGCGGCGTCCATCGCAGTATCCCAGATAGGCGCGGGCAACCGCCTGGCGCGAGTCGCCGTCCCGCAGGAAGGCGGTCATGCGGTCCTGTAGCGACCGCCATACGATGCGCCCGAAAACGCCGGGAAAGTCCTTGGCGTGATCGAAGAAGAGCCCGCCATGCTCCACGACGCACGGATGGTGCACGAGCCGGTAGGCCTCGTACGCCTTGAGGCGCACGACGTCCTCGAGGGCGGGCGAGAGGATCTCCTGCACGTTCTCGCGCACGGGCATCAGCTCGATGTCCAGCGGGGCCTTGGCGGCCCGCAGCTGCAACATGTCCGTGATCTCCTCGATCTTGGATTCGTTGCGGCTGACAAAGTAGAGCTTCATGTCAACGCCTCCAGGAACTGGGCGGTGCTCCCCGACTTGTCCACGGTGTCGAGCTCGATGACGGCCACGCCCCACTGCGCGAGGATGGTGCGCTGGATCTCCCCGGTGCCGAACGTCGTCAGGAACGCGGCCGGGACAT is from Gemmatimonadaceae bacterium and encodes:
- a CDS encoding nuclear transport factor 2 family protein is translated as MRSGRDCAREPAGVASRVPLPARATGRAGGVAAVLLFVAPLLLAVGAQAQGTAPHPAATPKAAARAAAEIRAARARSNEAIARHDTAGIGAILAPHLVVVSSNSSQSIGRQAMLDRFAEQFASRPDVTYRRSPRDIRVFAPWEMAAESGTWTGSWRDSDGAIAIGGSYYAKWRRIDGTWFVESETFVPEYCRGGKYCAVAP